A region of the Leptospiraceae bacterium genome:
GAATGATTCCTGCACTTTGCCCGATTACAAATGGAAACTGAGAATGATCAATGCCGATGATTACTCTATGGATACAGGCAATGCCTTCTTGCTTTGGACGCTTACCTGTCCCAGGATTAGGTGTTAGCTGAATGTTTTTTAAAACTTTTGCTTTGAGTGGGGCAGATTTTTTAAATAGATTGATCTTTGGCTCTCTAGGTGCTTTCATTCTAGTTCCTTATTTTTAAAAACTTACGACAAGCATTCTTTGTGAAAATGTAAGGTCAATAAAAAAAGGAGGGGGGATTCCTAGCGCTAAAGAGAAAATGGTGCGTCGTGTAGGGGTTGAACCTACGACCCATTGATTAAGAGTCAATTGCTCTACCAACTGAGCTAACGACGCGTATTTCTTTTACAAGTTCATTTTTTTTAAGGCAGACATTTCGAAAAGCTAATTTTTTGAGCAATCATTTTAAAATTACATTACTGCTGAAATCATGAAATAAAAATATCGCGATGTAGGTTCAAAATTATACCGATTAGCCTCACCCACTTGTCTTACATTTCGAATCGCGTCTTGTGCTTGAATCAAAGAAAAGCCTGACCATATAGAAATATTTTCACTGTAATTATAAACCCAAGTTATATCATACTGAAAAAAAAGTCTCTTTCCTAAATGAGCATTGGGATCATACTTGAATCTTTCATTTCCTTTGCTTTCCGAGCTACCACCGTCTACTGTTCCTCCTGCTACATTATACCAGGCATCTTGCGATTTTGCCTTTTGGGTATCGTAAGCGGCTAATATGAATGTGCCGTAACTTTCTGTTTTATAATTGATCCTGGCTGAATAAGTTTTTATGTTTTGAAAACCTACTATTGTAGATTGTCCATTCATCATATTCCAATATGGCAAGGCACCGGCGATTTGAGGGAATAGAGGATTCCATGTATTAACCACACCATCATTTCGATTTGCATCACCCGATGCATAAGTATATCCAATACCAAGGCGAACATTGTCTAATATGAGAAAGCCTGTCTCTGCACTGACAAATTTGGAATCATACTTTACTCTTTCTCGATAAATTCTTTTTCCATCATAGGTTACTTGTGCGTAATCCCAACTTGCATTAATAATATCCCCATTCTTTCCTGTTTGTAAAGCAGATTCAATCGTCCAATCCCATAGCTTTCCTTTGGGCAAATTGTTGTTATTCGTTCTATTAGTAATTCGAATTCCGGCTGTAATTAGATTGTCTTTTTGCTTTTGTCTATCTTCCGTTGTAATCTGAGCATTCGGTAGCGCATAAGAAGGACTAGTCGCTGGAATCCATTTTTTGTGAATTCCAAACGCATAGAGGTCAATCCAGAAATGCTCCCAGGGTTTAACCGTATTATACGTTCCCGTAAAATACGCATCATCAATACTCCCTCTTCTTCTGCTGTTAGTTGTAACTAAGCCCCCCGGAGCGTCGTGTTGCTCTGATAAAACACTTCCCAATACATGAGAAGAAAAATATTTACTGTCGTGCATAAAGCGAACACCATCAAAAGAAAATCCATTGTTTAACCAATTAAGTGGTCCGAGTAATTTCAGATCTCCATAGGCAAAAATTTGTCTTCCTACTTGAATATTGATCGGAAGTTTGTCAGATTTTTTAAGAAGAATATAAGCCTCTCTGATATCCGTGCTTGATCTTTGCACTGTAGGAGTTGTTGTGCTTGCGGGAGTAATTTCTCTACCGGCATTATTTGATAGCGCATAACGCGTGTCACCTCCAGCACTTGGATTTTGGTTTCCCCAGAGCCTTGCATCTTGAATTGTAATCTTTGCTGCAAAATAAGGTGATGGATCTAGTAAAAACCAGACTTGTGAATTTTGACCAACAAAATTTGTATAATCATCTGTGTTTCGATTGAAGTCAGCATTCTGTCTTGACTCATATCGTGGACGTAGATGAAAACCCACTTTCAGTTTGTCATCCAACCAAAAAGTCTTGCTTTTTCGTAATGCTCCCATTTGTTCGGGTGTTACGAGTATAGATCTAAGATGTTCAATATTCGTATTTCCCTTTTGATCGCTTTTGTAGGATTCTGGCAAAACGGTATTAACCGCATCTTTCACTGTAGATGCATTTTCTTGTTTCGATTCAGATGTTGTTTTAGCATCTAATGGCTGTTTAGTCGGATCGACGATTTCACTCGTGGTCTTTGATGAATCACCTTTGTGGACTCAGGCTCAATTTTTTCTTGAGCCGTAAGTATCGAAGTAAAAAAAATAAATAGTAGTAAGATTAATTGCATGTTTTATTTCCCAATTTTTTGAACATTTAATTGTCCTTGTCTTGCATAGTCGATTGCTTCCGCTAAAATTCTAAGAGATTCTCCGGGAGCATGAAATCCCATTGAATTTTCGGCTGCAACAAAATCAACTCTCCATTGAGCTTTTCGGTGAAAGTCTCTTGCTGACTCAAGAGATGCATCCGATGCACCTTTGCCTTTAGCCGCTTCAATATCTTTGATGAGTGATACAGTAACGCCCTCTGCTTTTAGTAATAGTTCTTTTGTTCTATCTTGAATGATTTCAACTCTTGCTTTGATTTCTTTTTCCGGATAACGGTGACAAGTCTCACAGGATGCAGCAACATTTAACATAGGGCTTCGAACATGGTGATCGCTAATTTTGATTGCCCCTTCCCTTTTATATGGCATATGACAATCAGCACAGGACACACCGCTTCGTGCATGAATGCCTTGACTCCAAGTTTCAAATTCTGGATGTTGCGCCTTCAGTACCTTAGCCCCTGATTTTTTGTGTTCGAAGTCTTTCCAGGCAACATCGTCATAGTATTTTTCGATTTGTTCCATCTTAAGACCGTTGTGCCAGGGATAAGTAAGATTTTTTTCTGGACCTTTGAAATAGTATTCCACATGACATTGACCGCAAACAAAGGAGCGCATTTCCTGTCTTGATGCCATTTTGTTTACATCGTATTCTCCTTTCTTTCCTTCTTTTCGCCAGCGTTCAATGCTCGGTAAATGAGGAGTAGGCGCAGAAGATTGAGCTAAATTGCGGATACCATTGATAAACCCCGGGCGGTTTACCTCTAATTGCATTGATTCTACATTATGACAATCCACACAGGAAACTGGATGCTTAACATTTTTTGCAGCGTCTTTATAGGACATAGCGCATACTAGATCGAAGCCTTTCTGAATTTGTGCTTCTTTTTGATCATCAGGAACGCCTGCTTTTTTTCCTTCCGATTTATAGAAGGGGATAACGGAAGCATGGCAATGAAGACAGGCACCTGGTTGTTTGAATTGTTTTACTCGCTCTGTTTCATTTTGATCTTGCAGCATATAGGCATGTCCTCTCTCTTCTCTAAAGTCAACGCCGAACGCATAACCGGCAAATAACTCCCGAAGAAGTGGATCGTCATCCAATTTTTGAAATGCTTCACTTCCACCGTGTTTGGTTCTTTCAATATCAACAGTTCTTTTGTAACTATCGTATTGACGTGGAAAATTTTTCCCCCATTCAGCGGGATCAACAGTATCTTCTGTTAAATTGACTACGCGAAATACATGATCTTTAGCTTCTGCTTTTCTTTCTAGAATACTTCCGATTAACAGCATTATTGCAAAGACTGCGGCAGACACAGAGACTAGTAAGCCTATAAGTATTTTTCGATTTCCACTTTCTATTTTTTTTAGTAAACTTTCTATCCAGTTCATTTCTAACTCCTGTTTATTTTGTTGGTCCATGCCCGACAGCTGCATGGCAATGGATGCAGTTCAATTGAGACTTATCACTGTTACCCTGATGAATTTCAGCGACAAACTTTTCATGACAATTTACGCAATTTTCTAGAAGAATTTTTCTATTGGATTCGCGAATTCGAATAGGCTCATGATAATCATAAAAAGTAAATCCCTTTGAATGCCAAAAGCCGTTATTCGCCTTACTAATATATTTCGCTACGATGTTCGTTGGCGTGTGGCAACTATTACAAGTTGCATTTGCATGGTGACTGGACTTTTGCCAACCATCATAGTGCTCTCGCATGACATGACAATTGGCGCATACTTTGGGATCATCAGAAAGGTAAGCTGCACCTTCTGCAAAGTAAAAAGTATAGGCACCAAGACCAAATAGAGTGCCGAGAGATAGAATCGCAATGAAAAGAGCAACAGATTTTGGATAATTTCTTTGGGACATGAAAGATATCATCGATATATGATGAAAAGAATTGCAAGTATTTCTATTAATTAGTGTAAAAAAAATACATGATATATATCAAATACACTAATACGGTCGTTGATAAGTAAGGCTTTT
Encoded here:
- a CDS encoding alginate export family protein, translating into MGALRKSKTFWLDDKLKVGFHLRPRYESRQNADFNRNTDDYTNFVGQNSQVWFLLDPSPYFAAKITIQDARLWGNQNPSAGGDTRYALSNNAGREITPASTTTPTVQRSSTDIREAYILLKKSDKLPINIQVGRQIFAYGDLKLLGPLNWLNNGFSFDGVRFMHDSKYFSSHVLGSVLSEQHDAPGGLVTTNSRRRGSIDDAYFTGTYNTVKPWEHFWIDLYAFGIHKKWIPATSPSYALPNAQITTEDRQKQKDNLITAGIRITNRTNNNNLPKGKLWDWTIESALQTGKNGDIINASWDYAQVTYDGKRIYRERVKYDSKFVSAETGFLILDNVRLGIGYTYASGDANRNDGVVNTWNPLFPQIAGALPYWNMMNGQSTIVGFQNIKTYSARINYKTESYGTFILAAYDTQKAKSQDAWYNVAGGTVDGGSSESKGNERFKYDPNAHLGKRLFFQYDITWVYNYSENISIWSGFSLIQAQDAIRNVRQVGEANRYNFEPTSRYFYFMISAVM
- a CDS encoding ammonia-forming cytochrome c nitrite reductase subunit c552, whose translation is MNWIESLLKKIESGNRKILIGLLVSVSAAVFAIMLLIGSILERKAEAKDHVFRVVNLTEDTVDPAEWGKNFPRQYDSYKRTVDIERTKHGGSEAFQKLDDDPLLRELFAGYAFGVDFREERGHAYMLQDQNETERVKQFKQPGACLHCHASVIPFYKSEGKKAGVPDDQKEAQIQKGFDLVCAMSYKDAAKNVKHPVSCVDCHNVESMQLEVNRPGFINGIRNLAQSSAPTPHLPSIERWRKEGKKGEYDVNKMASRQEMRSFVCGQCHVEYYFKGPEKNLTYPWHNGLKMEQIEKYYDDVAWKDFEHKKSGAKVLKAQHPEFETWSQGIHARSGVSCADCHMPYKREGAIKISDHHVRSPMLNVAASCETCHRYPEKEIKARVEIIQDRTKELLLKAEGVTVSLIKDIEAAKGKGASDASLESARDFHRKAQWRVDFVAAENSMGFHAPGESLRILAEAIDYARQGQLNVQKIGK
- the nrfH gene encoding cytochrome c nitrite reductase small subunit, whose translation is MSQRNYPKSVALFIAILSLGTLFGLGAYTFYFAEGAAYLSDDPKVCANCHVMREHYDGWQKSSHHANATCNSCHTPTNIVAKYISKANNGFWHSKGFTFYDYHEPIRIRESNRKILLENCVNCHEKFVAEIHQGNSDKSQLNCIHCHAAVGHGPTK